A portion of the Panthera tigris isolate Pti1 chromosome E1, P.tigris_Pti1_mat1.1, whole genome shotgun sequence genome contains these proteins:
- the MSL1 gene encoding male-specific lethal 1 homolog isoform X2 — protein sequence MTMRSAVFKAAAAPAGGNPEQRLDYERAAALGGPEDEPGAAEAHFLPRHRKLKEPGPPLASSQGGSPAPSPAGCGGKGRGLLLPAGAAPGQQEESWGGSVPLPCPPPATKQAGIGGEPAAAGAGCSPRPKYQAVLPIQTGSLVAAAKEPTPWAGDKGGAAPPAATASDPAGPPPLPLPGPPPLAPTATAGTLAASEGRWKSMRKSPLGGGGGSGASSQAACLKQILLLQLDLIEQQQQQLQAKEKEIEELKSERDTLLARIERMERRMQLVKKDNEKERHKLFQGYETEEREETELSEKIKLECQPELSETSQTLPPKPFSCGRSGKGHKRKSPFGSTERKIPVKKLAPEFSKVKTKTPKHSPIKEEPCGSLSETVCKRELRSQETPEKPRSSVDTPPRLSTPQKGPSTHPKEKAFSSEIEDLPYLSTTEMYLCRWHQPPPSPLPLRESSPKKEETVAIPSWRDHSVEPLRDPNPSDLLENLDDSVFSKRHAKLELDEKRRKRWDIQRIREQRILQRLQLRMYKKKGIQESEPEVTSFFPEPDDVESLMITPFLPVVAFGRPLPKLTPQNFELPWLDERSRCRLEIQKKQTPHRTCRK from the exons ATGACCATGAGATCCGCAGTGTTCAAGGCGGCCGCGGCCCCTGCCGGCGGCAACCCTGAGCAGCGACTGGACTACGAGCGGGCTGCGGCGCTGGGCGGGCCCGAGGACGAGCCCGGGGCGGCCGAAGCCCACTTCCTCCCCCGGCACCGTAAGCTCAAGGAGCCGGGGCCCCCGCTGGCCTCCTCCCAGGGCGGGAGCCCCGCGCCCTCCCCGGCCGGCTGCGGCGGCAAGGGCCGGGGCTTGTTACTCCCGGCCGGGGCGGCCCCTGGGCAGCAGGAAGAGAGCTGGGGCGGCTCGGTGCCCTTGCCCTGTCCGCCCCCGGCCACCAAACAAGCCGGCATTGGGGGGGAGCCAGCGGCCGCGGGAGCCGGCTGCAGCCCCCGACCCAAGTATCAGGCGGTGCTGCCCATTCAGACGGGCTCTCTCGTGGCGGCGGCCAAAGAGCCTACGCCCTGGGCTGGGGACAAGGGTGGGGCGGCTCCCCCAGCTGCCACCGCCTCGGACCCGGCGGGACCCCCACCACTACCTCTGCCGGGGCCGCCACCCCTCGCGCCCACCGCCACCGCCGGGACCCTGGCGGCTAGCGAGGGCAGATGGAAGAGTATGAGGAAGAGCCCTCTCGGGGGTGGCGGCGGCTCGGGAGCCTCCAGTCAGGCCGCCTGCCTCAAACAGATCCTTCTGCTGCAATTGGACCTCATcgaacagcagcagcagcagctgcaggCCAAGGAAAAGGAGATCgaggagctgaagtcagagagagacacg CTCCTTGCTCGGATTGAACGTATGGAAAGGCGGATGCAGCTGGTAAAGAAGGATAACGAGAAAGAAAGGCACAAGCTGTTTCAGGGCTATGAAactgaagagagagaggaaacggAGCTATCCGAGAAAATTAAACTGGAGTGCCAGCCGGAGCTTTCCGAGACATCCCAGACTCTGCCTCCCAAGCCTTTCTCTTGTGGGCGGAGTGGAAAGGGACACAAAAG GAAATCCCCATTTGGAAGTACAGAAAGAAAGATTCCTGTTAAAAAGCTGGCTCCTGAATTttcaaaagtcaaaacaaaaactCCTAAGCACTCTCCCATTAAAGAGGAACCCTGTGGTTCCTTATCTGAAACTGTTTGTAAACGTGAATTGAGGAGCCAAGAAACTCCAGAAAAGCCCCGGTCTTCAGTGGACACCCCGCCAAGACTCTCCACTCCCCAGAAGGGACCCAGCACCCATCCCAAGGAGAAAGCCTTCTCAAGTGAGATAGAAGATTTGCCGTACCTTTCcaccacagaaatgtatttgtgTCGTTGGCACCAGCCTCCCCCATCACCGTTACCATTACGGGAATCCTCTCCAAAGAAGGAGGAGACTGTAGCAA ttccttcttGGAGGGACCACTCAGTAGAGCCTCTAAGGGACCCAAATCCTTCAGACCTTTTGGAG AACCTGGATGACAGTGTGTTTTCGAAGCGGCATGCAAAACTGGAGCTGgatgagaagagaaggaaaag ATGGGATATTCAGAGGATCAGGGAACAAAGAATTTTACAACGACTGCAGCtcagaatgtataaaaagaaaggaattcagGAATCTGAGCCTGAGGTTACCTCATTTTTCCCTGAGCCAGACGACG TTGAAAGTTTGATGATTACCCCCTTCTTGCCTGTTGTAGCATTTGGACGACCATTACCCAAATTAACTCCGCA GAATTTTGAGCTGCCCTGGTTGGATGAGCGTAGCCGATGCAGGTTGGAGATCCAGAAGAAGCAAACACCTCACCGGACGTGTAGGAAATAG
- the MSL1 gene encoding male-specific lethal 1 homolog isoform X1, whose translation MTMRSAVFKAAAAPAGGNPEQRLDYERAAALGGPEDEPGAAEAHFLPRHRKLKEPGPPLASSQGGSPAPSPAGCGGKGRGLLLPAGAAPGQQEESWGGSVPLPCPPPATKQAGIGGEPAAAGAGCSPRPKYQAVLPIQTGSLVAAAKEPTPWAGDKGGAAPPAATASDPAGPPPLPLPGPPPLAPTATAGTLAASEGRWKSMRKSPLGGGGGSGASSQAACLKQILLLQLDLIEQQQQQLQAKEKEIEELKSERDTLLARIERMERRMQLVKKDNEKERHKLFQGYETEEREETELSEKIKLECQPELSETSQTLPPKPFSCGRSGKGHKRKSPFGSTERKIPVKKLAPEFSKVKTKTPKHSPIKEEPCGSLSETVCKRELRSQETPEKPRSSVDTPPRLSTPQKGPSTHPKEKAFSSEIEDLPYLSTTEMYLCRWHQPPPSPLPLRESSPKKEETVARCLMPSSVAGETSVLAVPSWRDHSVEPLRDPNPSDLLENLDDSVFSKRHAKLELDEKRRKRWDIQRIREQRILQRLQLRMYKKKGIQESEPEVTSFFPEPDDVESLMITPFLPVVAFGRPLPKLTPQNFELPWLDERSRCRLEIQKKQTPHRTCRK comes from the exons ATGACCATGAGATCCGCAGTGTTCAAGGCGGCCGCGGCCCCTGCCGGCGGCAACCCTGAGCAGCGACTGGACTACGAGCGGGCTGCGGCGCTGGGCGGGCCCGAGGACGAGCCCGGGGCGGCCGAAGCCCACTTCCTCCCCCGGCACCGTAAGCTCAAGGAGCCGGGGCCCCCGCTGGCCTCCTCCCAGGGCGGGAGCCCCGCGCCCTCCCCGGCCGGCTGCGGCGGCAAGGGCCGGGGCTTGTTACTCCCGGCCGGGGCGGCCCCTGGGCAGCAGGAAGAGAGCTGGGGCGGCTCGGTGCCCTTGCCCTGTCCGCCCCCGGCCACCAAACAAGCCGGCATTGGGGGGGAGCCAGCGGCCGCGGGAGCCGGCTGCAGCCCCCGACCCAAGTATCAGGCGGTGCTGCCCATTCAGACGGGCTCTCTCGTGGCGGCGGCCAAAGAGCCTACGCCCTGGGCTGGGGACAAGGGTGGGGCGGCTCCCCCAGCTGCCACCGCCTCGGACCCGGCGGGACCCCCACCACTACCTCTGCCGGGGCCGCCACCCCTCGCGCCCACCGCCACCGCCGGGACCCTGGCGGCTAGCGAGGGCAGATGGAAGAGTATGAGGAAGAGCCCTCTCGGGGGTGGCGGCGGCTCGGGAGCCTCCAGTCAGGCCGCCTGCCTCAAACAGATCCTTCTGCTGCAATTGGACCTCATcgaacagcagcagcagcagctgcaggCCAAGGAAAAGGAGATCgaggagctgaagtcagagagagacacg CTCCTTGCTCGGATTGAACGTATGGAAAGGCGGATGCAGCTGGTAAAGAAGGATAACGAGAAAGAAAGGCACAAGCTGTTTCAGGGCTATGAAactgaagagagagaggaaacggAGCTATCCGAGAAAATTAAACTGGAGTGCCAGCCGGAGCTTTCCGAGACATCCCAGACTCTGCCTCCCAAGCCTTTCTCTTGTGGGCGGAGTGGAAAGGGACACAAAAG GAAATCCCCATTTGGAAGTACAGAAAGAAAGATTCCTGTTAAAAAGCTGGCTCCTGAATTttcaaaagtcaaaacaaaaactCCTAAGCACTCTCCCATTAAAGAGGAACCCTGTGGTTCCTTATCTGAAACTGTTTGTAAACGTGAATTGAGGAGCCAAGAAACTCCAGAAAAGCCCCGGTCTTCAGTGGACACCCCGCCAAGACTCTCCACTCCCCAGAAGGGACCCAGCACCCATCCCAAGGAGAAAGCCTTCTCAAGTGAGATAGAAGATTTGCCGTACCTTTCcaccacagaaatgtatttgtgTCGTTGGCACCAGCCTCCCCCATCACCGTTACCATTACGGGAATCCTCTCCAAAGAAGGAGGAGACTGTAGCAA GGTGTCTGATGCCATCAAGTGTTGCAGGAGAAACTTCAGTCTTGGCTG ttccttcttGGAGGGACCACTCAGTAGAGCCTCTAAGGGACCCAAATCCTTCAGACCTTTTGGAG AACCTGGATGACAGTGTGTTTTCGAAGCGGCATGCAAAACTGGAGCTGgatgagaagagaaggaaaag ATGGGATATTCAGAGGATCAGGGAACAAAGAATTTTACAACGACTGCAGCtcagaatgtataaaaagaaaggaattcagGAATCTGAGCCTGAGGTTACCTCATTTTTCCCTGAGCCAGACGACG TTGAAAGTTTGATGATTACCCCCTTCTTGCCTGTTGTAGCATTTGGACGACCATTACCCAAATTAACTCCGCA GAATTTTGAGCTGCCCTGGTTGGATGAGCGTAGCCGATGCAGGTTGGAGATCCAGAAGAAGCAAACACCTCACCGGACGTGTAGGAAATAG